The following are from one region of the Ochotona princeps isolate mOchPri1 chromosome 15, mOchPri1.hap1, whole genome shotgun sequence genome:
- the HNRNPA1 gene encoding heterogeneous nuclear ribonucleoprotein A1 isoform X2, giving the protein MSKSESPKEPEQLRKLFIGGLSFETTDESLRSHFEQWGTLTDCVVMRDPNTKRSRGFGFVTYATVEEVDAAMNARPHKVDGRVVEPKRAVSREDSQRPGAHLTVKKIFVGGIKEDTEEHHLRDYFEQYGKIEVIEIMTDRGSGKKRGFAFVTFDDHDSVDKIVIQKYHTVNGHNCEVRKALSKQEMASASSTPRGRSGSGNFGGGRGGGFGGNDNFGRGGNFSGRGGFGGSRGGGGYGGSGDGYNGFGNDGSNFGGGGSYNDFGNYNNQSSNFGPMKGGNFGGRSSGPYGGGGQYFAKPRNQGGYGGSSSSSSYGSGRRF; this is encoded by the exons ATGTCCAAGTCGGAG TCTCCCAAGGAACCCGAACAGCTGCGGAAGCTCTTCATCGGAGGCCTGAGCTTCGAAACGACCGACGAGAGCCTGCGGAGCCATTTTGAGCAATGGGGAACGCTCACGGATTGTGTG GTGATGAGAGACCCGAACACCAAGCGCTCCAGGGGCTTTGGGTTTGTCACCTACGCCACCGTGGAGGAGGTGGATGCGGCCATGAACGCAAGGCCACACAAGGTGGATGGCAGAGTGGTGGAACCAAAGAGGGCTGTCTCCAGAGAA GATTCTCAAAGACCCGGTGCCCATCTCACTGTGAAGAAAATCTTTGTGGGGGGAATTAAAGAAGACACTGAAGAGCACCACCTCCGAGATTACTTTGAGCAGTATGGGAAAATCGAAGTGATTGAGATCATGACTGATCGAGGAAGTGGCAAGAAGAGGGGCTTCGCTTTTGTGACCTTTGATGACCATGATTCTGTGGACAAGATTGTCA TTCAGAAATACCATACTGTGAATGGTCACAATTGTGAAGTCAGGAAGGCCTTGTCCAAGCAGGAGATGGCCAGCGCTTCTTCTACCCCAAGAG GTCGGAGCGGTTCTGGAAACTTTGGTGGTGGCCGCGGAGGTGGCTTTGGTGGCAATGACAACTTTGGCCGAGGAGGAAACTTCAGTGGTCGTG GTGGCTTTGGTGGCAGCCGAGGTGGTGGTGGTTATGGTGGCAGTGGGGATGGTTACAATGGATTTGGTAACGATG GAAGCAACTTTGGAGGCGGTGGAAGCTACAATGACTTTGGCAATTACAACAATCAGTCTTCAAATTTTGGACCCATGAAGGGAGGAAACTTTGGGGGCAGAAGCTCTGGCCCCTATGGTGGTGGTGGCCAATATTTTGCCAAACCACGAAACCAAG GTGGCTATGGCggttccagcagcagcagtagctatGGCAGTGGCAGAAGATTTTAA
- the HNRNPA1 gene encoding heterogeneous nuclear ribonucleoprotein A1 isoform X1, translated as MSKSESPKEPEQLRKLFIGGLSFETTDESLRSHFEQWGTLTDCVVMRDPNTKRSRGFGFVTYATVEEVDAAMNARPHKVDGRVVEPKRAVSREDSQRPGAHLTVKKIFVGGIKEDTEEHHLRDYFEQYGKIEVIEIMTDRGSGKKRGFAFVTFDDHDSVDKIVIQKYHTVNGHNCEVRKALSKQEMASASSTPRGRSGSGNFGGGRGGGFGGNDNFGRGGNFSGRGGFGGSRGGGGYGGSGDGYNGFGNDGGYGGGGPGYSGGSRGYGSGGQGYGNQGSGYGGSGSYDSYNNGGGGFGGGSGSNFGGGGSYNDFGNYNNQSSNFGPMKGGNFGGRSSGPYGGGGQYFAKPRNQGGYGGSSSSSSYGSGRRF; from the exons ATGTCCAAGTCGGAG TCTCCCAAGGAACCCGAACAGCTGCGGAAGCTCTTCATCGGAGGCCTGAGCTTCGAAACGACCGACGAGAGCCTGCGGAGCCATTTTGAGCAATGGGGAACGCTCACGGATTGTGTG GTGATGAGAGACCCGAACACCAAGCGCTCCAGGGGCTTTGGGTTTGTCACCTACGCCACCGTGGAGGAGGTGGATGCGGCCATGAACGCAAGGCCACACAAGGTGGATGGCAGAGTGGTGGAACCAAAGAGGGCTGTCTCCAGAGAA GATTCTCAAAGACCCGGTGCCCATCTCACTGTGAAGAAAATCTTTGTGGGGGGAATTAAAGAAGACACTGAAGAGCACCACCTCCGAGATTACTTTGAGCAGTATGGGAAAATCGAAGTGATTGAGATCATGACTGATCGAGGAAGTGGCAAGAAGAGGGGCTTCGCTTTTGTGACCTTTGATGACCATGATTCTGTGGACAAGATTGTCA TTCAGAAATACCATACTGTGAATGGTCACAATTGTGAAGTCAGGAAGGCCTTGTCCAAGCAGGAGATGGCCAGCGCTTCTTCTACCCCAAGAG GTCGGAGCGGTTCTGGAAACTTTGGTGGTGGCCGCGGAGGTGGCTTTGGTGGCAATGACAACTTTGGCCGAGGAGGAAACTTCAGTGGTCGTG GTGGCTTTGGTGGCAGCCGAGGTGGTGGTGGTTATGGTGGCAGTGGGGATGGTTACAATGGATTTGGTAACGATG GTGGTTATGGAGGAGGCGGCCCTGGTTACTCTGGAGGAAGCAGAGGCTATGGAAGTGGTGGACAGGGTTATGGAAACCAGGGCAGTGGCTATGGCGGGAGTGGCAGCTATGACAGCTATAACAACGGCGGAGGCGGCTTTGGCGGTGGTAGTG GAAGCAACTTTGGAGGCGGTGGAAGCTACAATGACTTTGGCAATTACAACAATCAGTCTTCAAATTTTGGACCCATGAAGGGAGGAAACTTTGGGGGCAGAAGCTCTGGCCCCTATGGTGGTGGTGGCCAATATTTTGCCAAACCACGAAACCAAG GTGGCTATGGCggttccagcagcagcagtagctatGGCAGTGGCAGAAGATTTTAA